A portion of the Fusobacterium nucleatum genome contains these proteins:
- the atpC gene encoding ATP synthase F1 subunit epsilon, with protein sequence MPSFDVSVVTQVKKILEQEAGYLRLRTSEGDIGILPNHAPFVAELSMGKMEIESPNKDRRDIYFLSGGFLEISDNQATVIADEVFPIEKIDVESEQALVENLKKELEKVSTEEEKRKLQKKIKISLAKIDAKNN encoded by the coding sequence ATGCCTAGTTTTGATGTAAGTGTTGTAACACAAGTTAAAAAAATATTAGAACAAGAAGCAGGATACTTAAGACTTAGAACTTCTGAGGGAGATATAGGAATCTTACCTAATCATGCTCCTTTTGTTGCAGAACTTTCAATGGGAAAAATGGAGATTGAAAGTCCTAATAAGGATAGAAGAGATATCTATTTTTTATCAGGTGGTTTTTTAGAAATCTCTGATAACCAAGCAACAGTAATTGCTGATGAAGTTTTTCCAATAGAAAAAATTGATGTTGAAAGTGAACAAGCTCTAGTTGAAAATTTAAAAAAAGAATTAGAAAAAGTTTCAACTGAAGAAGAAAAAAGAAAACTTCAAAAAAAAATAAAAATTTCTTTGGCAAAAATAGATGCTAAGAATAATTAA
- a CDS encoding VOC family protein, with the protein MKFHFLHENFNVLDLEKSIKFYDEALGLKVVREKFAEDGSYKIVYLGDGITHFQLELTWLADRTEKYDLGDEEFHLAFEVDNYDEAFKKHTEMGCVVFVNEKMGIYFITDPDGYWLEILPPKK; encoded by the coding sequence ATGAAATTTCATTTTTTACATGAAAATTTTAATGTTTTAGACTTAGAAAAAAGTATAAAATTTTATGACGAAGCTCTTGGGCTAAAAGTTGTAAGAGAAAAGTTTGCAGAAGATGGAAGCTATAAAATAGTCTATTTAGGTGATGGTATAACTCATTTTCAATTAGAATTGACTTGGCTTGCTGATAGGACAGAAAAATATGATTTAGGTGATGAAGAATTTCATTTAGCTTTTGAAGTTGACAACTATGATGAAGCATTTAAAAAGCATACAGAAATGGGTTGTGTTGTTTTTGTAAATGAAAAAATGGGAATATATTTTATAACTGATCCTGATGGATATTGGTTAGAAATTTTACCACCTAAGAAGTAA